GCCGGGCTAGTTCCGTCTTGCCGACGCCGGTCGGCCCGAGGAAGATGAACGAACCGATCGGACGACGCGCATCCTTGAGGCCGGCGCGTGCCCGGCGCACCGCCTGGGAGATGACCTTGACGGCATCGTCCTGGCCGATCAGGCGGGCGTGGATGTCATCCTCCATGCGGAGGAGCCGGGTCGACTCTTCTTCCACGAGGCGGGACACGGGCACGCCGGTCCAGGAGCTAACGATCTCGGCGATGTGCTCCTCGTTGACCTCCGGGACGGTGGCGCCGAGCTTGTCGCGCCACTCCATCTCTTCCTTGACGTACTTGTCCTTGAGCTTTTTCTCCTTGTCGCGGAAGGAGGCAGCGGTCTCGTAGTCCTGGTTGGCGATCGCCTCTTCCTTCTTGATCTGAAGGTCGCGGATCTCCTTCTGCATCGTCTTGAGATCGGGGGGTGTCGTGGTCAGCTTCATCCGGACGCGGGCGGACGCCTCGTCCATGAGGTCGATCGCTTTGTCCGGCAACGAGCGGTCCGACACGTAGCGCACCGAGAGCTCGGCCGCCGCCTTGATCGCCTTGTCTGTCACCGTGACGCGGTGATGTTTCTCGTAGAGGGCTTTAACGCCGTGCAGGATCGAGATGGTCTCGATCAGCGACGGCTCATCGACGAAGACCGGCTGGAAGCGGCGCTCGAGGGCCGCGTCCTTCTCGATGTATTTGCGGTACTCGTTCAGCGTGGTTGCCCCGATGCACTGGATCTCGCCGCGCGCCAGGGCGGGCTTGAGGATGTTGGCGGCATCGATCGCGCCTTCAGCCGCGCCCGCTCCAACCAACGTGTGAAGCTCATCGATGAAGAGCACCACTTCGCGACTGGAGCGGATCTCATCGAGGATCTTCTTCAAGCGCTCCTCGAACTCGCCGCGGTACTTGGTGCCGGCGACCAGCGCGCCCATATCGAGGGTCAGCACCCGCTTGCCACGCAATGACTCCGGGATGTTGCCGAGCACGATCTGCTGGGCCAGGCCCTCGGCGATCGCGGTCTTGCCGACTCCTGGCTCGCCGATCAGTGCCGGGTTGTTCTTGGTCCGGCGGGACAGGATCTGCACCACCCGTTCGATCTCGGTCTCGCGGCCAATCACCGGGTCGAGTGTGTTCTTCGCCGCCAGGTCGGTGAGGTCGCGGCAGAACTGGTCTAGCAACGGGGTCTTCGATGGCTTCTTCGCCGTGGCTGCCTCTTCGTCGAGGCCGCTCTCGTGGAGCAGGCGGTCGATCTCGCCGCGGACCTTCTCCAGGTTCGCGCCGAGGTCCTCGAGGACGTGGGCGGCGATGCCTT
This genomic window from Candidatus Dormiibacterota bacterium contains:
- a CDS encoding ATP-dependent Clp protease ATP-binding subunit, producing GIAAHVLEDLGANLEKVRGEIDRLLHESGLDEEAATAKKPSKTPLLDQFCRDLTDLAAKNTLDPVIGRETEIERVVQILSRRTKNNPALIGEPGVGKTAIAEGLAQQIVLGNIPESLRGKRVLTLDMGALVAGTKYRGEFEERLKKILDEIRSSREVVLFIDELHTLVGAGAAEGAIDAANILKPALARGEIQCIGATTLNEYRKYIEKDAALERRFQPVFVDEPSLIETISILHGVKALYEKHHRVTVTDKAIKAAAELSVRYVSDRSLPDKAIDLMDEASARVRMKLTTTPPDLKTMQKEIRDLQIKKEEAIANQDYETAASFRDKEKKLKDKYVKEEMEWRDKLGATVPEVNEEHIAEIVSSWTGVPVSRLVEEESTRLLRMEDDIHARLIGQDDAVKVISQAVRRARAGLKDARRPIGSFIFLGPTGVGKTELARQLARFLFDNEDAIVRLDMSELMERHSTARLVGSPPGYVGYDEGGQLTEAIRRRPYSVVLFDEIEKAHPEVFNMLLQILEDGRLADAKGKQVNFANTIVIMTSNIGVTNLQQATTSMGFQPSMPSTSQEEKEHGKMREKIMDELKKTFRPEFLNRVDAVVVFKALSPAEMRQIVDLLVIKVAQRLEEHEMKLEVTTEAKDFLAKEGYDKIYGARPLRRVIQRLIEDPLSETLLTTKFSAGDSVLVELTDGQIKLTPIQKQREPKAEKPEKPEKPPKEPVAGKGKGES